The following proteins are encoded in a genomic region of Natronorubrum halophilum:
- a CDS encoding dihydrodipicolinate synthase family protein, producing MADHDPGVDDPLGLHGVVPPTITAFHDDESVDYETTAEHARFVVDRGVHGVFPLGTNGEFPLLTGDEREGVVKAVVDEVGDEVPVIAGVGAPSTYETVAHAEHAESVGADGIVVVTPYYYPLDHDAAVAHYRRVADAVSLPVYVYHIPSKTGNELSLETLADIAQIDTVAGIKDSSKDVPWLAQAIDAHPELTFLVGSDSLLFTGLEIGCSGMVSAVANVFPELVVDCYTAYDEGDEARARELQSRVFEVRDAFKTGGAYMSGVKTALRTREFDAGPLRSPLRRKDDESAAAMREELEGVRGLR from the coding sequence ATGGCAGATCACGATCCCGGTGTCGACGATCCGCTGGGGCTCCACGGCGTCGTTCCCCCGACGATCACCGCATTTCACGACGACGAGTCGGTCGACTACGAAACCACGGCCGAACACGCCCGCTTCGTCGTCGACCGGGGCGTCCACGGCGTCTTTCCGCTCGGAACCAACGGCGAGTTCCCGCTCCTGACGGGCGACGAACGCGAGGGCGTCGTCAAGGCCGTCGTCGACGAGGTCGGTGACGAGGTACCCGTCATCGCCGGCGTCGGCGCGCCGAGCACCTACGAGACCGTCGCTCACGCCGAACACGCCGAATCCGTCGGTGCCGACGGCATCGTCGTCGTGACACCGTACTACTATCCGCTCGACCACGACGCCGCCGTCGCGCACTACCGACGCGTCGCCGACGCCGTCTCGCTTCCGGTCTACGTCTATCACATCCCGAGCAAGACCGGCAACGAACTGTCGCTTGAGACGCTCGCGGATATCGCGCAGATCGACACCGTTGCCGGCATCAAAGACTCGAGCAAGGACGTTCCCTGGCTCGCTCAGGCCATCGACGCCCATCCCGAGTTGACCTTTCTGGTCGGCTCCGACTCGCTCCTGTTTACGGGCCTCGAGATCGGCTGTTCGGGGATGGTGAGCGCCGTCGCGAACGTCTTCCCGGAGCTCGTCGTCGACTGTTATACCGCCTACGACGAGGGGGACGAAGCGCGCGCTCGAGAGCTGCAGAGCCGGGTCTTCGAGGTTCGCGACGCGTTCAAAACTGGCGGCGCGTACATGTCCGGCGTCAAGACCGCGCTTCGAACGCGCGAGTTCGACGCCGGTCCGTTGCGAAGTCCGCTTCGACGCAAAGACGACGAGTCGGCGGCGGCGATGCGAGAGGAACTCGAGGGCGTGCGGGGTCTGCGTTGA
- a CDS encoding HAD family hydrolase codes for MTDYDAVVYDLDGTLVDLDVDWNAVAADVIEVYETAAVEPPSDDLWELLESASDVGLSANIEAAIAGHEREGATTSPRLAHVDELLERSIPVGVCSLNCEAACRIALERHDVADAVDAVVGRDTVAMQKPAPEPLLETVRKLDADPERALFVGDSERDRLTAKRAGVAFEFVGDGPSGV; via the coding sequence GTGACCGACTACGACGCCGTCGTGTACGATCTCGATGGAACGCTCGTCGATCTCGACGTCGACTGGAACGCAGTCGCCGCGGATGTCATCGAGGTGTACGAAACCGCGGCCGTCGAGCCGCCGAGCGACGATCTCTGGGAGCTACTCGAGAGCGCGAGCGACGTCGGGCTGTCCGCCAACATCGAAGCGGCAATCGCCGGCCACGAGCGCGAGGGAGCCACGACCTCGCCGCGGCTGGCTCACGTCGACGAGTTGCTCGAGCGGTCGATCCCCGTCGGCGTCTGCTCGCTCAACTGCGAGGCGGCCTGTCGGATCGCCCTCGAGCGACACGACGTCGCCGACGCGGTCGATGCCGTCGTCGGTCGGGATACGGTCGCGATGCAAAAGCCGGCCCCGGAGCCGCTGCTCGAGACGGTTCGCAAACTCGACGCCGACCCCGAGCGAGCGCTGTTCGTGGGTGACTCCGAGCGAGATCGGCTGACGGCAAAACGAGCGGGCGTGGCGTTCGAGTTCGTCGGCGATGGTCCGTCCGGCGTGTAA